From one Solanum lycopersicum chromosome 12, SLM_r2.1 genomic stretch:
- the LOC138340337 gene encoding uncharacterized protein, which yields MVEIPSFDLGITQIKTQISGYTAAMELHKKSKDEIVRTPSKRKVGLTVKAIQKNCYKRRKVKNVVSDMIGEHAVNEVQDEVSEELKGIRFHVLARPIKPPRMQVYVNHNIVTDLKGKLTTTQFNHFKDTCFGAYTKMHVCGAQPQMFRCFMVCELEDSSTDELLFHINHTTLRFGIKEFAIITGLKCFGNKDDFLFDTRKPNRLINQYFEGKSIVIKVDLISKYKKKVWGGNDDDVVKFAILYFICTFIYSGEKKSSSIPRIHFDLVESGRYHEYSWGKDVFYKLLKSVTKKMDEKKKYYRIDGMPLAMQIWIYECCSAVDSSIAVKKSNRIPRIVNWMTRNSKIHYEFLMEECSVITLKFKNIEPSLKEIAFYQLESKSNANTENTFQIVSDKDDDEDDDFTSKPPSHKPHNKEKGSRLKDKRPTVLNGCRKAKSTTLNPDSNPLEDNVSVQEMHNRPDDSANRTPPRSSKEPQDTKADEIGLLRQDLASFKNYVNNEFKELQLLIMENFRQVMDALNRSCREYGAPNQEDATESPSHVPNWSNNNQISNIMDKPHCDANEVRTPRFVLQEHVKINVKEYLQPVQIHIQDSLTVHEQLNDINVFQNHDIQQPQSQIELIDALLPDFDAINPKKNDVVHSEVVVHPEGVVYDTTPVLVKRIRHPDRLTGDNNVIQNDGIQQPQSQFELLDALLPDIDTIYPKKNVVVHSKVVVRSEGGIYDNTPVPVQSIIHSDQLICSPYSTNIGSSSGSSYDVVKTYEKKHPFVSDFIQGPYNYNLFDDYCLWLSKGLLASHMNK from the exons ATGGTTGAAATACCATCTTTTGACCTAGGTATAACTCAGATTAAAACACAAATTTCAGGATATACTGCTGCTATGGAATTACATAAGAAGTCGAAAGATGAAATAGTAAGGACTCcttcaaaaagaaaagtagGGTTAACGGTGAAAGcgattcaaaaaaattgttacaaGAGGAGGAAAGTAAAAAATGTAGTTTCCGACATGATCGGAGAACATGCAGTTAATGAAGTACAAGACGAAGTCAGTGAAGAATTAAAG GGTATCAGATTCCATGTATTGGCTCGCCCAATTAAACCACCACGCATGCAGGTTTATGTGAACCATAACATAGTCACAGATTTGAAGGGGAAGCTTACAACGACCCAATTCAATCATTTTAAAGATACATGTTTTGGAGCATATACAAAAATGCACGTGTGTGGAGCGCAACCACAAATGTTTAGGTGTTTCATGGTATGTGAATTAGAGGACAGTTCCACTGATGAATTGTTgtttcatataaatcataccACGCTCCGTTTTGGTATCAAAGAATTTGCTATCATTACTGGTTTGAAGTGTTTTGGtaataaagatgattttttatttgatacaagGAAGCCAAATAGATTAATCAATCAGTATTTTGAGGGTAAAAGTATTGTTATAAAAGTGGATTTGATCAGTAAGTATAAAAAAAAGGTTTGGGGTGgcaatgatgatgatgttgttaaATTCGCTAttctgtattttatttgtacGTTCATATATTCCGGCGAGAAGAAGAGCTCATCAATTCCAAGGATACATTTTGATCTAGTTGAGAGCGGCCGGTACCATGAATACTCCTGGGGGAAAGATGTTTTCTACAAATTGCTCAAAAGcgtaacaaaaaaaatggatGAGAAGAAAAAGTATTATAGAATTGATGGTATGCCTCTAGCCATGCAAATTTGGATATATGAATGTTGTTCTGCGGTTGATTCGAGTATTGCTGTAAAGAAGAGCAATCGTATACCCAGAATCGTCAATTGGATGACCAGAAACAGCAAAATACATTATGAATTCCTCATGGAAGAATGTTCAGTGATAACG ttaaaattcaaaaacatcgAACCTTCACTTAAGGAGATTGCATTTTATCAGCTTGAATCAAAAAGTAATGCAAACACAGAGAATACCTTTCAAATTGTTAGTGACAAAGATGACGACGAAGATGATGATTTCACTTCAAAGCCTCCAAGTCATAAGCCACACAATAAAGAAAAAG GTTCGAGGTTGAAAGATAAACGCCCCACAGTATTGAATGGTTGTCGTAAGGCAAAGAGTACAACTTTAAATCCTGATTCAAATCCATTGGAGGATAATGTATCAGTACAGGAGATGCATAACCGTCCGGATGATTCTGCTAACCGTACACCACCAAGGAGTTCGAAAGAACCTCAAGATACCAAGGCAGATGAAATTGGTTTGCTGAGACAAGATCTTGCATCCTTCaagaattat GTTAATAATGAGTTCAAGGAGTTGCAATTGTTGATAATGGAGAATTTTAGACAAGTTATGGATGCACTTAACAGAAGCTGTCGTGAATATGGAGCACCAAATCAG GAAGATGCAACTGAATCTCCAAGTCATGTACCTAATTGGTCGAACAACAATCAGATATCAAATATTATGGATAAGCCTCACTGTGATGCAAACGAG GTTCGGACACCTCGTTTCGTTCTTCAAGAACATGTCAAAATTAATGTCAAGGAGTATTTGCAGCCTGTTCAGATACACATACAAGACTCTTTGACGGTACATGAACAGCTTAACGACATTAATGTATTTCAGAATCATGACATCCAACAACCTCAGTCACAAATTGAGTTGATAGATGCTTTGTTACCTGATTTTGATGCAATCAATCCCAAAAAGAATGATGTGGTTCATTCAGAGGTTGTGGTCCATCCAGAGGGTGTCGTTTATGATACTACACCCGTGCTAGTTAAAAGGATCAGACATCCTGATCGATTGACAGGAGACAATAATGTAATTCAGAACGACGGAATCCAACAACCTCAGTCACAATTTGAGTTGCTTGATGCTCTGTTACCTGATATTGACACAATATATCCCAAAAAGAATGTTGTCGTTCATTCCAAGGTTGTGGTCCGTTCAGAGGGTGGCATTTACGATAATACACCCGTGCCAGTTCAAAGTATCATACATTCTGATCAATTGATTTGCTCTCCTTACTCCACAAATATTGGATCATCATCTG GTAGCTCTTATGACGTGGTTAAAACTTATGAAAAGAAACATCCTTTTGTTTCTGACTTCATACAAGGGCCATATAATTATAATCTTTTCGACGATTATTGTTTGTGGCTTTCTAAAGGGCTTCTTGCTAGCCATATGAATAAGTaa
- the LOC101266803 gene encoding shaggy-related protein kinase epsilon isoform X2, with protein MLVDKLPEEINEMKIRDDKAEKEMEAAVVDGNGTEKGHIIVTTIGGKNGEPKQTISYMAERVVGQGSFGIVFQAKCLETGETVAIKKVLQDKRYKNRELQTIRLLDHPNVVSLRHCFFSTTEKDELYLNLVLEYVPETVYRVLRHYSKANQRMPMIYVKLYTYQIFRALAYIHGIGVCHRDIKPQNLLVNPHTHQLKLCDFGSAKVLVKGEPNISYICSRYYRAPELIFGATEYTFAIDIWSVGCVLAELLLGQPLFPGESGVDQLVEIIKVLGTPTREEIKCMNPNYTEFKFPQIKAHPWHKIFHKRMPPEAVDLVSRLLQYSPNLRSTALEACTHSFFDELRDPKTRLPNGRPLPPLFNFRPQELKGASAELLNKLIPEHAKKQCTSLGF; from the exons ATGCTTGTTGACAAACTTCCTGaagaaattaatgaaatgaagatCAGAGATGATAAAGCAGAAAAG GAAATGGAAGCAGCTGTAGTTGACGGGAACGGAACAGAAAAGGGCCACATCATTGTGACAACTATTGGGGGCAAAAATGGTGAGCCTAAGCAG ACCATTAGTTACATGGCCGAGCGTGTTGTTGGACAGGGTTCCTTTGGAATTGTGTTTCAG GCCAAATGCCTTGAAACTGGAGAAACTGTGGCAATAAAAAAAGTTCTACAGGATAAGCGATACAAGAATCGGGAATTGCAAACAATACGCCTTCTTGACCATCCTAATGTTGTTTCACTGAGACACTGCTTCTTTTCAACCACAGAAAAGGATGAGCTTTATCTTAATTTGGTTCTTGAATATGTACCTGAGACTGTCTACCGTGTGTTGAGACATTACAGCAAAGCAAACCAACGGATGCCAATGATTTATGTCAAGCTCTATACATATCAG ATTTTCAGAGCTTTGGCTTACATACATGGGATAGGAGTCTGCCACAGGGACATCAAGCCTCAGAATTTACTG GTCAACCCACATACTCACCAGCTTAAGCTCTGTGATTTTGGGAGTGCAAAAGTTCTG GTCAAAGGCGAGCCAAATATTTCATACATTTGTTCTCGTTACTATCGTGCGCCTGAACTTATATTTGGAGCAACAGAATACACATTTGCAATTGACATTTGGTCTGTGGGTTGTGTCCTTGCTGAACTGCTTCTTGGGCAG CCCCTCTTTCCTGGTGAGAGTGGAGTTGATCAGCTTGTGGAAATTATCAAG GTTCTTGGAACACCAACTCGGGAGGAAATCAAGTGTATGAATCCAAATTACACTGAGTTCAAATTCCCACAAATCAAAGCTCACCCTTGGCATAAA ATTTTTCATAAGCGGATGCCTCCTGAAGCTGTGGATCTTGTGTCAAGGCTTCTCCAGTATTCTCCAAATTTGCGGTCTACTGCA TTGGAGGCTTGCACCCACTCTTTCTTCGATGAGCTTCGTGATCCTAAGACTCGTCTCCCTAATGGTCGGCCATTGCCACCTCTCTTCAACTTCAGGCCTCAAG AGTTGAAAGGAGCATCTGCAGAGCTCTTGAACAAACTGATACCAGAACATGCTAAGAAGCAGTGTACCTCCCTTGGTTTCTAA
- the LOC101266803 gene encoding shaggy-related protein kinase epsilon isoform X1, with protein sequence MASGCIMPSAGGKPHTDAMLVDKLPEEINEMKIRDDKAEKEMEAAVVDGNGTEKGHIIVTTIGGKNGEPKQTISYMAERVVGQGSFGIVFQAKCLETGETVAIKKVLQDKRYKNRELQTIRLLDHPNVVSLRHCFFSTTEKDELYLNLVLEYVPETVYRVLRHYSKANQRMPMIYVKLYTYQIFRALAYIHGIGVCHRDIKPQNLLVNPHTHQLKLCDFGSAKVLVKGEPNISYICSRYYRAPELIFGATEYTFAIDIWSVGCVLAELLLGQPLFPGESGVDQLVEIIKVLGTPTREEIKCMNPNYTEFKFPQIKAHPWHKIFHKRMPPEAVDLVSRLLQYSPNLRSTALEACTHSFFDELRDPKTRLPNGRPLPPLFNFRPQELKGASAELLNKLIPEHAKKQCTSLGF encoded by the exons ATGGCTTCTGGCTGTATAATGCCTTCAGCAGGTGGAAAACCTCACACTGATGCCATGCTTGTTGACAAACTTCCTGaagaaattaatgaaatgaagatCAGAGATGATAAAGCAGAAAAG GAAATGGAAGCAGCTGTAGTTGACGGGAACGGAACAGAAAAGGGCCACATCATTGTGACAACTATTGGGGGCAAAAATGGTGAGCCTAAGCAG ACCATTAGTTACATGGCCGAGCGTGTTGTTGGACAGGGTTCCTTTGGAATTGTGTTTCAG GCCAAATGCCTTGAAACTGGAGAAACTGTGGCAATAAAAAAAGTTCTACAGGATAAGCGATACAAGAATCGGGAATTGCAAACAATACGCCTTCTTGACCATCCTAATGTTGTTTCACTGAGACACTGCTTCTTTTCAACCACAGAAAAGGATGAGCTTTATCTTAATTTGGTTCTTGAATATGTACCTGAGACTGTCTACCGTGTGTTGAGACATTACAGCAAAGCAAACCAACGGATGCCAATGATTTATGTCAAGCTCTATACATATCAG ATTTTCAGAGCTTTGGCTTACATACATGGGATAGGAGTCTGCCACAGGGACATCAAGCCTCAGAATTTACTG GTCAACCCACATACTCACCAGCTTAAGCTCTGTGATTTTGGGAGTGCAAAAGTTCTG GTCAAAGGCGAGCCAAATATTTCATACATTTGTTCTCGTTACTATCGTGCGCCTGAACTTATATTTGGAGCAACAGAATACACATTTGCAATTGACATTTGGTCTGTGGGTTGTGTCCTTGCTGAACTGCTTCTTGGGCAG CCCCTCTTTCCTGGTGAGAGTGGAGTTGATCAGCTTGTGGAAATTATCAAG GTTCTTGGAACACCAACTCGGGAGGAAATCAAGTGTATGAATCCAAATTACACTGAGTTCAAATTCCCACAAATCAAAGCTCACCCTTGGCATAAA ATTTTTCATAAGCGGATGCCTCCTGAAGCTGTGGATCTTGTGTCAAGGCTTCTCCAGTATTCTCCAAATTTGCGGTCTACTGCA TTGGAGGCTTGCACCCACTCTTTCTTCGATGAGCTTCGTGATCCTAAGACTCGTCTCCCTAATGGTCGGCCATTGCCACCTCTCTTCAACTTCAGGCCTCAAG AGTTGAAAGGAGCATCTGCAGAGCTCTTGAACAAACTGATACCAGAACATGCTAAGAAGCAGTGTACCTCCCTTGGTTTCTAA
- the LOC138340338 gene encoding uncharacterized protein yields the protein MVGYEKWARLYAPVPRGWVMTSNIAECINSTLVAARELSIFDFLEQVRLMFARWNCTNRKNASCTFTLLGKKFQEMLLLNESKSGRMMVAPSTDYVYSVSDEGKSYIRGTILKTYEVPIYPLPDKGEWNIPEHIATEVVLPPKFKLPPGRPKKQREKSFSELSKRKGTILVVHVDNKVIIGVHVEL from the exons ATGGTTGGATATGAGAAGTGGGCAAGGTTGTATGCACCAGTTCCTCGTGGTTGGGTTATGACATCGAATATTGCAGAGTGCATCAATTCGACGTTAGTAGCAGCAAGAGAATTATCAATATTTGACTTTCTTGAACAAGTGCGATTGATGTTTGCTAGATGGAATTGCACAAATCGGAAAAATGCATCATGCACATTCACACTGCTTGGGAAGAAGTTTCAAGAGATGCTTTTGCTTAATGAATCAAAATCGGGGCGTATGATG GTTGCCCCGTCAACTGATTACGTTTATTCCGTAAGTGATGAAGGGAAGAGTTATATT CGAGGAACAATATTGAAAACATATGAAGTCCCTATATATCCTCTACCTGACAAAGGTGAATGGAACATACCTGAACACATTGCTACCGAAGTTGTGTTGCCACCAAAATTCAAGCTACCTCCAGGAAGGCCAAAAAAGCAACGTGAGAAGTCATTTAGCGAGCTGAGCAAAAGGAAGGGTACCATTCTTGTAGTACATGTGGACAACAAGGTCATAATAGGCGTTCATGTCGAACTATAA